The Sulfurihydrogenibium sp. YO3AOP1 genome has a window encoding:
- a CDS encoding YqhA family protein, translating into MDKFFGLIEQIFERMLWESRLMVILAVVASVLAALTLTIIGSYDIYLVFSEMFHAFSDPQAYENFHKDAITHIISAIDAYLISTVLLIFGIGLYELFISKIDYAEKETKSSKILVVHSLDQLKDKLAKVIVMVLIVTFFKHAVSFKYEEVLNLLYLSIGILLIALAIYFLAKSHHEEAHSSEE; encoded by the coding sequence GTGGATAAGTTTTTTGGTTTGATTGAACAGATATTTGAAAGGATGCTATGGGAATCACGATTGATGGTAATTCTTGCAGTAGTTGCATCAGTCCTTGCTGCTTTAACTTTAACCATAATAGGATCATATGATATTTATCTTGTTTTTAGTGAAATGTTTCATGCTTTTTCAGACCCTCAAGCCTATGAAAACTTTCATAAAGATGCTATTACCCATATAATAAGTGCAATTGATGCTTATTTGATATCAACAGTGCTTTTAATATTTGGTATTGGACTTTATGAATTGTTTATAAGTAAAATAGACTATGCGGAAAAAGAAACAAAATCTTCTAAAATCCTTGTTGTTCACTCTCTTGACCAATTAAAAGATAAGCTTGCTAAAGTTATAGTTATGGTCTTAATTGTTACATTTTTTAAACACGCTGTTAGTTTTAAGTATGAAGAAGTTTTAAACTTGCTTTATCTTTCAATAGGAATACTTTTAATAGCATTGGCTATTTACTTTTTAGCAAAATCTCATCACGAAGAAGCACATAGCTCGGAGGAGTGA